Proteins from a single region of Candidatus Methylomirabilota bacterium:
- the gatB gene encoding Asp-tRNA(Asn)/Glu-tRNA(Gln) amidotransferase subunit GatB, whose product AADYSLVDFNRSGVPLMEIVSEPDIRTPEEAAEYLRQLRAILVYLEVCDGNMEEGSLRCDANVSLRRAGSEELGVKAEVKNMNSFKSVQKALAYEIQRQAQVLKEGGKIVQETRLWDADQELTLSMRSKEYAHDYRYFLEPDLVPLTTSPQRIDEIRATLPELPQQRRARFVQEYGIPDYDAAVLTASRPLADYYEAVTKASHEPKLTSNWVMVELLGHLNKDSRDITDSPIPPEELAALLTLLLRGTISGKIAKTVFEQMYQTGKPADLIVKEQGLTQISDQDELRRIVEEVLAAHPGPVADYRKGKVQSLTFLVGMVMKVSRGKANPQVANELLIAQLKGKEPGGNG is encoded by the coding sequence AGGCGGCAGACTACAGCCTGGTGGACTTTAACCGCAGCGGCGTACCGTTGATGGAGATCGTCAGCGAGCCAGACATCCGCACCCCGGAGGAGGCCGCGGAATATCTCCGGCAGCTTCGGGCGATCCTCGTCTACCTGGAAGTCTGCGACGGCAACATGGAGGAAGGCAGCCTGCGTTGTGACGCCAACGTCTCCCTGCGGCGCGCCGGAAGCGAGGAGCTGGGAGTCAAGGCTGAGGTCAAGAACATGAACTCCTTCAAGAGCGTTCAGAAGGCCCTGGCCTACGAGATCCAGCGCCAGGCTCAGGTCCTTAAAGAAGGAGGCAAGATCGTCCAGGAGACACGGTTGTGGGACGCGGACCAGGAGCTGACCTTGTCGATGCGAAGCAAGGAGTACGCGCACGACTACCGCTACTTCCTCGAGCCTGACCTGGTCCCGTTGACCACCTCGCCGCAGCGGATCGATGAGATCCGCGCGACGCTCCCGGAACTCCCGCAACAACGCCGCGCTCGGTTTGTTCAGGAGTACGGTATCCCGGACTACGATGCCGCAGTCCTTACCGCCTCCAGGCCGCTGGCCGACTACTACGAGGCGGTCACAAAGGCGTCTCACGAACCAAAACTTACCAGCAACTGGGTGATGGTGGAGCTCCTGGGCCATCTAAATAAGGATAGTCGGGACATTACCGACAGCCCGATCCCGCCGGAAGAGCTGGCTGCTCTGCTCACGCTGCTGCTTCGTGGAACGATCAGCGGCAAGATCGCCAAGACGGTCTTCGAACAGATGTATCAGACCGGAAAGCCGGCCGACCTGATCGTCAAGGAGCAGGGGCTGACGCAGATCTCCGACCAGGATGAACTACGCCGTATCGTTGAGGAGGTGCTTGCCGCACACCCCGGGCCGGTCGCCGACTACCGGAAAGGAAAGGTGCAAAGCCTCACCTTTCTGGTCGGCATGGTCATGAAGGTCAGTCGCGGTAAGGCCAATCCGCAGGTGGCCAATGAGTTGCTGATCGCGCAACTCAAGGGCAAGGAACCCGGAGGGAACGGGTGA